One stretch of Diorhabda carinulata isolate Delta chromosome 5, icDioCari1.1, whole genome shotgun sequence DNA includes these proteins:
- the LOC130894503 gene encoding uncharacterized protein LOC130894503: MRIYLIFFVVGLAAAQTVTREEKLKKLTEYIKKCQAEYGLSNEFIEEIGSKHERDPKKAGQFSFCFTSKIGILKETGELDEANTKEFFRLFNVDEDNIQKILSECKAPANNTPEEAALSFIQCLESGLL, translated from the exons atgagaatatatttgatatttttcgttGTGGGATTAGCAGCTGCACAG ACTGTAACACGAGAGGAAAAACTGAAGAAACTaacagaatatataaaaaaatgtcaagcCGAATACGGATTATCGAATGAATTCATTGAAGAAATAGGTTCGAAACATGAACGCGATCCGAAGAAAGCAGGTCaattttcgttttgttttacaTCGAAAATTGGAATTCTGAAAGAAACTGGGGAATTAGACGAAGCTAATACCAAAGAATTCTTCAGACTCTTCAACGTAGATGAAGACAATATACAAAAGATTCTATCCGAATGTAAGGCTCCAGCCAACAACACTCCCGAAGAGGCAGCTTTGTCTTTTATACAATGTTTAGAAAGcggtttattataa